A DNA window from Pungitius pungitius chromosome 1, fPunPun2.1, whole genome shotgun sequence contains the following coding sequences:
- the brpf1 gene encoding peregrin isoform X1, producing the protein MGLDFDVKTFCHNLRATKPPYECPVETCRKVYKSYSGIEYHLYHYDHDNPTPAQTLPQKRRKGRPPRASLAGSGDTDDGGGNGGGGPGHGGNTPHSPSRSDRSHSPGRETMTYAQAQRMVELEFQGRLHRISIFENIDVVSEEDSDAEDTPPSGTGGGGSGGVCNGGDGGAGGSELGGGGKDRPDVPSSNGGKSTPKSGKQKGKEKKKDGSSHHHSVQSGPAVKLPEAVFRELDQERPDAPPRPSSYYRYIDKSVEELDEEVEYDIDEEDYIWLDIMNDKRRRDAVTPIPQEVFEYLMDRLEKESYFESHNKADPSTLIDEDAVCCICNDGECQNSNVILFCDMCNLAVHQECYGVPYIPEGQWLCRRCLQSPSRAVDCALCPNKGGAFKQTDDARWAHVVCALWIPEVCFANTVFLEPIDSIEHIPPARWKLTCYICKQRGSGACIQCHKANCYTAFHVTCAQQAGLYMKMEPVRETGANGTSFSVRKTAYCDIHTPPGSARPLAGGQGCASMGSSNSDGELDDDDEPSICQDDDSKGWSSERAKRAKAKSRLKMKRARKILAERRAAAPVVSVPCIPPHRLSKITSNLTVPRKSQFMQRLHSYWTLKRQSRNGVPLLRRLQTHLQSQRHIDPPTPQQPPSLLPPVSCAIRDGEEKASALKEQLKAWQRLRHDLERARLLVELIRKREKLKRETIKVQQMALEMQLTPFLVLLRSTLEQLQERDINNFFTEPVPLAEVPDYLDHIDTPMDFQTMWNLLESHRYLTFEAFESDFGLIVNNCLKYNAKDTVFYRAALRLREMGGAVMRTARRHAERIGFDYEAGLHLPREPSPDGQRDQERERERERDREWERERERERERDRERDRDHPLSSNEDADLLLPENRRRLPVEEQLHYLQARLDEVSLGKHSIGQSRRAKALRKEISIIKRKLAHQREGGAGIGGREAAGGGDRGSSLPHHPSSSGHHDEGGESSSQEIGGKDMSVSSSALAPEVGRRTSVLFSKKNQKMAGPPKRPGRPPKNRDAVYAAAGLGQSPIGPPQLPLLSPSRQRKRPRSPRTSSSSDSDSDDDDLLPGLPSNGFDGGNQPVTESFLVYRSESRLPRSSSDSESTTSSSSSAASDRTSTTPSKQGRGKASFSRSAFPEDSSEETSGTENDSYSVGGPRSVSHSLDLVWAKCRGYPSYPALIIDPKMPREGVFHRGVPIPVPPLDVLKLGEQMTQEAREHLFLVLFFDNKRTWQWLPRSKLVPLGVDQELDKEKMLEGRKSNIRKSVQVAYHRAMQHRSKVQGDPSSETSDSD; encoded by the exons ATGGGGCTGGACTTTGACGTAAAGACCTTCTGCCACAATCTGCGGGCCACCAAGCCCCCTTACGAGTGCCCCGTGGAGACCTGCCGTAAGGTCTACAAGAGCTACAGTGGCATCGAGTATCACCTCTACCACTATGACCACGACAACCCGACGCCCGCGCAGACTCTGCCccagaagaggagaaaggggcGGCCTCCTCGCGCCTCCTTGGCCGGCTCCGGGGATACGGACGACGGCGGGGGCAACGGGGGCGGAGGACCCGGCCACGGGGGGAACACGCCGCATAGCCCCAGCCGGTCGGACCGCTCTCACTCCCCGGGCAGAGAGACCATGACCTACGCCCAGGCCCAGCGCATGGTGGAGCTGGAGTTTCAAGGACGCCTCCACCGCATCAGCATCTTTGAGAACATCGACGTGGTGTCGGAGGAGGACAGCGACGCGGAGGACACCCCTCCGTCCGGTACGGGAGGCGGCGGCAGCGGAGGCGTGTGCAACGGCGGCGACGGCGGAGCCGGCGGCAGCGAGctgggagggggtggcaaggaCCGGCCAGACGTCCCATCCTCCAACGGTGGCAAATCCACCCCCAAGTCCGGGAAgcaaaaaggcaaagagaagaagaaggacggctcGTCTCACCATCACAGCGTCCAGTCGGGCCCCGCGGTCAAGCTCCCCGAGGCGGTGTTCAGAGAGCTGGACCAAGAGAGGCcggacgcccccccccgaccatcGTCCTACTACAG GTACATCGATAAGtcggtggaggagctggacgagGAGGTGGAGTACGACATCGACGAGGAAGACTACATCTGGCTCGACATCATGAACGACAAGCGGCGGCGTGACGCCGTGACGCCCATCCCCCAGGAGGTCTTTGAATACCTCATGGACCGCTTGGAGAAGGAGTCCTACTTCGAGAGCCACAACAAG gcagACCCCAGCACCCTGATCGACGAGGACGCCGTCTGCTGCATCTGCAACGACGGCGAGTGCCAGAACAGCAACGTGATCCTCTTCTGCGACATGTGCAACCTGGCGGTGCACCAGGAGTGCTACGGCGTGCCGTACATCCCGGAGGGCCAGTGGCTGTGCCGCCGCTGCCTGCAGTCGCCGAGTCGCGCCGTGGACTGCGCCCTGTGTCCCAACAAGGGGGGCGCCTTCAAGCAGACGGACGACGCGCGCTGGGCCCACGTCGTGTGCGCCCTCTGGATCCCGGAG GTCTGCTTCGCCAACACCGTCTTCCTGGAGCCGATCGACAGCATCGAGCACATTCCCCCCGCCCGCTGGAAGCTCACCTGCTACATCTGCAAGCAGCGCGGCTCCGGCGCCTGCATCCAGTGCCACAAAGCCAACTGCTACACCGCCTTCCACGTCACCTGCGCCCAGCAGGCGGGCCTCTACATGAAGATGGAGCCCGTCCGAGAGACGGGGGCCAACGGCACGTCCTTCAGCGTCCGCAAGACGGCGTACTGCGACATCCACACGCCGCCCGGCTCGGCCCGGCCCCTGGCGGGGGGGCAGGGCTGCGCCAGCATGGGCTCGTCGAACAGCGACGGGGAgctggacgacgacgacgagccGAGCATCTGCCAGGACGACGACTCCAAGGGCTGGAGCTCCGAGCGGGCCAAGAGGGCCAAGGCCAAGTCCCGGCTGAAGATGAAGAGGGCGCGGAAGATCCTGGCAGAGAGGAGAGCGGCCGCGCCGGTGGTGTCTGTGCCCTGCATACCTCCCCATAG GCTCAGCAAAATCACCAGCAACCTGACGGTGCCCAGGAAGAGCCAGTTCATGCAGCGGCTCCACAGCTACTGGACGCTGAAGAGGCAAAGTCGCAACGGTGTCCCGCTGCTGCGCCGGCTGCAGACCCACCTGCAGTCCCAGCGGCACATCGACCCCCCGACGCCACAGCAGCCTCCGTCGCTGCTCCCGCCGGTGTCCTGCGCAATT CGGGACGGCGAGGAGAAAGCGTCGGCGCTGAAGGAGCAGCTGAAGGCGTGGCAGAGGCTGAGGCACGACCTGGAGAGAGccaggctgctggtggagctCATCCGCAAGAGGGAGAAACTCAAGAGGGAGACG ATCAAAGTGCAGCAGATGGCGCTGGAGATGCAGCTGACGCCGTTCCTGGTGCTGCTGAGGAGCAcgctggagcagctgcaggagagggaCATCAACAACTTTTTCACCGAGCCGGTCCCGCTGGCAGAG GTGCCGGACTACCTCGACCACATCGACACGCCGATGGACTTCCAGACCATGTGGAACCTGCTGGAGTCCCACCGCTACCTCACGTTCGAGGCCTTCGAGTCCGACTTCGGCCTCATCGTCAACAACTGCCTCAAGTACAACGCCAAGGACACCGTCTTCTACCGCGCTGCCCTGCGGCTCAGGGAGATGGGCGGGGCCGTCATGCGGACCGCCAGGCGCCACGCCGAGCGCATCGGCTTCGACTACGAGGCCGGCCTGCACCTCCCACGGGAGCCCAGCCCAGACGGTCAGCGGGaccaggagagggagagggagcgggagCGGGACCGAGAATGGGAGCGAgaacgggagagagagagggagcgggacAGAGAGCGAGACCGAGACCACCCGCTGTCCTCTAACGAAGATG CAGACCTGCTCCTGCCAGAGAACAGGCGGCGCCTCCcggtggaggagcagctgcactACCTGCAGGCGCGCCTGGACGAGGTCAGCTTGGGGAAGCACAGCATCGGCCAGTCGCGCAGAGCCAAGGCCCTGAGGAAGGAGATCAGCATCATCAAGAGGAAGCTGGCGCACCAGCGGGAGGGAGGCGCCGGCATCGGGGGCCGGGAGGCTGCGGGGGGAGGGGACCGGggttcctccctcccccatcaCCCGTCCTCCTCGGGGCACCACGACGAAGGGGGAGAAAGCAGCAGCCAGGAGATCGGTGGGAAAG ATATGAGTGTGTCCTCCTCCGCCCTGGCTCCAGAGGTGGGCCGTCGCACATCCGTCCTCTTCTCCAAGAAGAACCAAAAGATGGCCGGACCCCCCAAAAGGCCAGGGCGGCCCCCCAAGAACCGGGACGCCGTGTACGCCGCTGCGGGGTTGGGCCAAAGCCCCATCGGCCCCCCTCAGCTGCCCCTGCTGTCACCGagcaggcagaggaagaggccCCGCAGCCCCCGCACCAGCTCCAGCTCGGACAGCGACAGCGACGACGACGACCTGCTGCCGG GTCTGCCGAGTAACGGGTTCGATGGAGGAAACCAGCCGGTGACTGAGAGCTTCCTTGTGTACAGGAGCGAGTCCCGCCTCCCGCGCTCCAGCTCCGACTCCGAGTCGacgaccagcagcagcagcagcgcggcGTCGGACCGGACCAG tacGACCCCCTCCAAGCAGGGCCGGGGGAAGGCCTCGTTCTCCCGCTCCGCCTTCCCAGAGGACAGCAGCGAGGAGACGTCGGGCACGGAGAACGATTCCTACTCAGTGGGGGGGCCGCGCAGCGTCTCGCACT CTCTGGATCTGGTGTGGGCCAAGTGCAGAGGCTATCCCTCCTATCCCGCTCTG ATAATCGACCCGAAGATGCCCAGGGAAGGGGTGTTCCACCGGGGCGTCCCGATACCCGTCCCGCCTTTGGACGTGCTGAAACTAGGGGAGCAGATGACGCAGGAGGCCAGAGAGCACCTGTTCCTGGTCCTCTTCTTCGACAACAAAAGAACATG GCAGTGGCTGCCGCGCTCCAAGCTGGTGCCGCTCGGTGTGGACCAGGAGCTGGACAAGGAGAAGATGCTGGAGGGCCGCAAGTCCAACATCCGCAAGTCGGTGCAGGTGGCGTACCACCGGGCCATGCAGCACCGCAGCAAGGTGCAGGGAGACCCGAGCAGCGAGACCAGCGACAGCGACTGA
- the brpf1 gene encoding peregrin isoform X2, with product MGLDFDVKTFCHNLRATKPPYECPVETCRKVYKSYSGIEYHLYHYDHDNPTPAQTLPQKRRKGRPPRASLAGSGDTDDGGGNGGGGPGHGGNTPHSPSRSDRSHSPGRETMTYAQAQRMVELEFQGRLHRISIFENIDVVSEEDSDAEDTPPSGTGGGGSGGVCNGGDGGAGGSELGGGGKDRPDVPSSNGGKSTPKSGKQKGKEKKKDGSSHHHSVQSGPAVKLPEAVFRELDQERPDAPPRPSSYYRYIDKSVEELDEEVEYDIDEEDYIWLDIMNDKRRRDAVTPIPQEVFEYLMDRLEKESYFESHNKADPSTLIDEDAVCCICNDGECQNSNVILFCDMCNLAVHQECYGVPYIPEGQWLCRRCLQSPSRAVDCALCPNKGGAFKQTDDARWAHVVCALWIPEVCFANTVFLEPIDSIEHIPPARWKLTCYICKQRGSGACIQCHKANCYTAFHVTCAQQAGLYMKMEPVRETGANGTSFSVRKTAYCDIHTPPGSARPLAGGQGCASMGSSNSDGELDDDDEPSICQDDDSKGWSSERAKRAKAKSRLKMKRARKILAERRAAAPVVSVPCIPPHRLSKITSNLTVPRKSQFMQRLHSYWTLKRQSRNGVPLLRRLQTHLQSQRHIDPPTPQQPPSLLPPVSCAIRDGEEKASALKEQLKAWQRLRHDLERARLLVELIRKREKLKRETIKVQQMALEMQLTPFLVLLRSTLEQLQERDINNFFTEPVPLAEVPDYLDHIDTPMDFQTMWNLLESHRYLTFEAFESDFGLIVNNCLKYNAKDTVFYRAALRLREMGGAVMRTARRHAERIGFDYEAGLHLPREPSPDGQRDQERERERERDREWERERERERERDRERDRDHPLSSNEDDLLLPENRRRLPVEEQLHYLQARLDEVSLGKHSIGQSRRAKALRKEISIIKRKLAHQREGGAGIGGREAAGGGDRGSSLPHHPSSSGHHDEGGESSSQEIGGKDMSVSSSALAPEVGRRTSVLFSKKNQKMAGPPKRPGRPPKNRDAVYAAAGLGQSPIGPPQLPLLSPSRQRKRPRSPRTSSSSDSDSDDDDLLPGLPSNGFDGGNQPVTESFLVYRSESRLPRSSSDSESTTSSSSSAASDRTSTTPSKQGRGKASFSRSAFPEDSSEETSGTENDSYSVGGPRSVSHSLDLVWAKCRGYPSYPALIIDPKMPREGVFHRGVPIPVPPLDVLKLGEQMTQEAREHLFLVLFFDNKRTWQWLPRSKLVPLGVDQELDKEKMLEGRKSNIRKSVQVAYHRAMQHRSKVQGDPSSETSDSD from the exons ATGGGGCTGGACTTTGACGTAAAGACCTTCTGCCACAATCTGCGGGCCACCAAGCCCCCTTACGAGTGCCCCGTGGAGACCTGCCGTAAGGTCTACAAGAGCTACAGTGGCATCGAGTATCACCTCTACCACTATGACCACGACAACCCGACGCCCGCGCAGACTCTGCCccagaagaggagaaaggggcGGCCTCCTCGCGCCTCCTTGGCCGGCTCCGGGGATACGGACGACGGCGGGGGCAACGGGGGCGGAGGACCCGGCCACGGGGGGAACACGCCGCATAGCCCCAGCCGGTCGGACCGCTCTCACTCCCCGGGCAGAGAGACCATGACCTACGCCCAGGCCCAGCGCATGGTGGAGCTGGAGTTTCAAGGACGCCTCCACCGCATCAGCATCTTTGAGAACATCGACGTGGTGTCGGAGGAGGACAGCGACGCGGAGGACACCCCTCCGTCCGGTACGGGAGGCGGCGGCAGCGGAGGCGTGTGCAACGGCGGCGACGGCGGAGCCGGCGGCAGCGAGctgggagggggtggcaaggaCCGGCCAGACGTCCCATCCTCCAACGGTGGCAAATCCACCCCCAAGTCCGGGAAgcaaaaaggcaaagagaagaagaaggacggctcGTCTCACCATCACAGCGTCCAGTCGGGCCCCGCGGTCAAGCTCCCCGAGGCGGTGTTCAGAGAGCTGGACCAAGAGAGGCcggacgcccccccccgaccatcGTCCTACTACAG GTACATCGATAAGtcggtggaggagctggacgagGAGGTGGAGTACGACATCGACGAGGAAGACTACATCTGGCTCGACATCATGAACGACAAGCGGCGGCGTGACGCCGTGACGCCCATCCCCCAGGAGGTCTTTGAATACCTCATGGACCGCTTGGAGAAGGAGTCCTACTTCGAGAGCCACAACAAG gcagACCCCAGCACCCTGATCGACGAGGACGCCGTCTGCTGCATCTGCAACGACGGCGAGTGCCAGAACAGCAACGTGATCCTCTTCTGCGACATGTGCAACCTGGCGGTGCACCAGGAGTGCTACGGCGTGCCGTACATCCCGGAGGGCCAGTGGCTGTGCCGCCGCTGCCTGCAGTCGCCGAGTCGCGCCGTGGACTGCGCCCTGTGTCCCAACAAGGGGGGCGCCTTCAAGCAGACGGACGACGCGCGCTGGGCCCACGTCGTGTGCGCCCTCTGGATCCCGGAG GTCTGCTTCGCCAACACCGTCTTCCTGGAGCCGATCGACAGCATCGAGCACATTCCCCCCGCCCGCTGGAAGCTCACCTGCTACATCTGCAAGCAGCGCGGCTCCGGCGCCTGCATCCAGTGCCACAAAGCCAACTGCTACACCGCCTTCCACGTCACCTGCGCCCAGCAGGCGGGCCTCTACATGAAGATGGAGCCCGTCCGAGAGACGGGGGCCAACGGCACGTCCTTCAGCGTCCGCAAGACGGCGTACTGCGACATCCACACGCCGCCCGGCTCGGCCCGGCCCCTGGCGGGGGGGCAGGGCTGCGCCAGCATGGGCTCGTCGAACAGCGACGGGGAgctggacgacgacgacgagccGAGCATCTGCCAGGACGACGACTCCAAGGGCTGGAGCTCCGAGCGGGCCAAGAGGGCCAAGGCCAAGTCCCGGCTGAAGATGAAGAGGGCGCGGAAGATCCTGGCAGAGAGGAGAGCGGCCGCGCCGGTGGTGTCTGTGCCCTGCATACCTCCCCATAG GCTCAGCAAAATCACCAGCAACCTGACGGTGCCCAGGAAGAGCCAGTTCATGCAGCGGCTCCACAGCTACTGGACGCTGAAGAGGCAAAGTCGCAACGGTGTCCCGCTGCTGCGCCGGCTGCAGACCCACCTGCAGTCCCAGCGGCACATCGACCCCCCGACGCCACAGCAGCCTCCGTCGCTGCTCCCGCCGGTGTCCTGCGCAATT CGGGACGGCGAGGAGAAAGCGTCGGCGCTGAAGGAGCAGCTGAAGGCGTGGCAGAGGCTGAGGCACGACCTGGAGAGAGccaggctgctggtggagctCATCCGCAAGAGGGAGAAACTCAAGAGGGAGACG ATCAAAGTGCAGCAGATGGCGCTGGAGATGCAGCTGACGCCGTTCCTGGTGCTGCTGAGGAGCAcgctggagcagctgcaggagagggaCATCAACAACTTTTTCACCGAGCCGGTCCCGCTGGCAGAG GTGCCGGACTACCTCGACCACATCGACACGCCGATGGACTTCCAGACCATGTGGAACCTGCTGGAGTCCCACCGCTACCTCACGTTCGAGGCCTTCGAGTCCGACTTCGGCCTCATCGTCAACAACTGCCTCAAGTACAACGCCAAGGACACCGTCTTCTACCGCGCTGCCCTGCGGCTCAGGGAGATGGGCGGGGCCGTCATGCGGACCGCCAGGCGCCACGCCGAGCGCATCGGCTTCGACTACGAGGCCGGCCTGCACCTCCCACGGGAGCCCAGCCCAGACGGTCAGCGGGaccaggagagggagagggagcgggagCGGGACCGAGAATGGGAGCGAgaacgggagagagagagggagcgggacAGAGAGCGAGACCGAGACCACCCGCTGTCCTCTAACGAAGATG ACCTGCTCCTGCCAGAGAACAGGCGGCGCCTCCcggtggaggagcagctgcactACCTGCAGGCGCGCCTGGACGAGGTCAGCTTGGGGAAGCACAGCATCGGCCAGTCGCGCAGAGCCAAGGCCCTGAGGAAGGAGATCAGCATCATCAAGAGGAAGCTGGCGCACCAGCGGGAGGGAGGCGCCGGCATCGGGGGCCGGGAGGCTGCGGGGGGAGGGGACCGGggttcctccctcccccatcaCCCGTCCTCCTCGGGGCACCACGACGAAGGGGGAGAAAGCAGCAGCCAGGAGATCGGTGGGAAAG ATATGAGTGTGTCCTCCTCCGCCCTGGCTCCAGAGGTGGGCCGTCGCACATCCGTCCTCTTCTCCAAGAAGAACCAAAAGATGGCCGGACCCCCCAAAAGGCCAGGGCGGCCCCCCAAGAACCGGGACGCCGTGTACGCCGCTGCGGGGTTGGGCCAAAGCCCCATCGGCCCCCCTCAGCTGCCCCTGCTGTCACCGagcaggcagaggaagaggccCCGCAGCCCCCGCACCAGCTCCAGCTCGGACAGCGACAGCGACGACGACGACCTGCTGCCGG GTCTGCCGAGTAACGGGTTCGATGGAGGAAACCAGCCGGTGACTGAGAGCTTCCTTGTGTACAGGAGCGAGTCCCGCCTCCCGCGCTCCAGCTCCGACTCCGAGTCGacgaccagcagcagcagcagcgcggcGTCGGACCGGACCAG tacGACCCCCTCCAAGCAGGGCCGGGGGAAGGCCTCGTTCTCCCGCTCCGCCTTCCCAGAGGACAGCAGCGAGGAGACGTCGGGCACGGAGAACGATTCCTACTCAGTGGGGGGGCCGCGCAGCGTCTCGCACT CTCTGGATCTGGTGTGGGCCAAGTGCAGAGGCTATCCCTCCTATCCCGCTCTG ATAATCGACCCGAAGATGCCCAGGGAAGGGGTGTTCCACCGGGGCGTCCCGATACCCGTCCCGCCTTTGGACGTGCTGAAACTAGGGGAGCAGATGACGCAGGAGGCCAGAGAGCACCTGTTCCTGGTCCTCTTCTTCGACAACAAAAGAACATG GCAGTGGCTGCCGCGCTCCAAGCTGGTGCCGCTCGGTGTGGACCAGGAGCTGGACAAGGAGAAGATGCTGGAGGGCCGCAAGTCCAACATCCGCAAGTCGGTGCAGGTGGCGTACCACCGGGCCATGCAGCACCGCAGCAAGGTGCAGGGAGACCCGAGCAGCGAGACCAGCGACAGCGACTGA